The following are from one region of the Candidatus Poribacteria bacterium genome:
- a CDS encoding type II toxin-antitoxin system RelE/ParE family toxin produces the protein MIEIYRSRNGREPFTEWLNTIRDRKTQRRIRTRLASLKLGNFGNYKSVGEGVFELRFHFGVGYRIYFGEVNNAVVLLLCGGDKSSQTRDIERAKTYWLEYKEMHP, from the coding sequence ATGATAGAAATCTACCGTTCTCGGAATGGTCGAGAACCTTTCACAGAATGGTTGAACACAATTCGAGATCGGAAAACGCAAAGACGTATTCGGACCCGCCTCGCATCTCTTAAATTGGGCAATTTCGGAAATTACAAATCTGTCGGTGAGGGGGTATTTGAGTTGCGTTTTCACTTCGGGGTAGGTTATCGAATTTATTTTGGTGAAGTGAATAATGCCGTTGTTCTTCTACTCTGTGGAGGGGATAAATCATCACAGACGCGCGACATTGAACGGGCAAAAACCTATTGGTTGGAGTACAAGGAGATGCACCCATGA
- a CDS encoding cupin domain-containing protein has translation MLIADVNEMEGRTYPARRRTKNLVGGASPIQIGEFCMGFVVLEPNGGQVPWHNHEQEEIYFIVEGEGEMCLGEERQTLSAGQTVFIPSWVFHQLTNTGDTPMHMVYCYGPAGDVAHWKQELTGTLPKAGVDAPPLPEGAAPQCTDKP, from the coding sequence ATGCTAATCGCAGATGTAAACGAAATGGAAGGGCGCACCTATCCCGCCCGTAGACGCACCAAAAATCTCGTCGGTGGCGCATCCCCGATCCAAATAGGCGAGTTCTGTATGGGGTTCGTCGTCTTAGAACCCAACGGTGGACAAGTGCCGTGGCACAACCACGAACAGGAAGAAATCTACTTCATCGTTGAAGGCGAAGGCGAAATGTGTCTCGGTGAGGAACGTCAAACCCTCTCCGCAGGTCAGACCGTTTTTATTCCTTCATGGGTTTTCCATCAGTTGACGAACACCGGTGACACACCGATGCACATGGTCTACTGCTATGGACCCGCAGGCGATGTGGCGCATTGGAAGCAGGAACTCACCGGCACCCTCCCAAAAGCCGGTGTGGACGCACCCCCACTCCCAGAAGGCGCAGCCCCCCAATGTACTGACAAACCTTAG
- a CDS encoding Uma2 family endonuclease, giving the protein MEAQEIRSSPQESLPPDTATMTLEEFLESDLEGYEYIKGELVPVPPTSMEHGDISMNLISPLNSYIRENQLGRVYIPDTGFKVRERVLIPDIAFLSNEHIPEDRSKASPVPPDLAVEVVSPTDIWHQVEEKAFAYLEAGTQLVWVIKPRSKTVTVYRSETDITLLTRNDTLTGEQVIEGFSCQVAELFE; this is encoded by the coding sequence CGCAAGAAATCCGCTCATCTCCCCAAGAAAGCCTTCCTCCTGACACTGCTACAATGACGTTGGAGGAATTCCTCGAAAGCGATTTAGAGGGATATGAATACATTAAAGGAGAATTAGTCCCAGTGCCGCCTACCTCAATGGAGCATGGTGATATTAGTATGAACCTAATTTCACCGTTAAATTCATACATTCGTGAAAATCAATTAGGGCGGGTCTACATACCGGACACAGGCTTTAAAGTTAGGGAGCGCGTCTTAATACCAGATATCGCGTTTCTTTCAAACGAACATATACCCGAGGATCGCAGTAAAGCATCTCCAGTCCCACCAGACCTCGCCGTTGAAGTGGTTTCTCCGACGGATATATGGCATCAGGTTGAAGAAAAGGCTTTCGCTTACCTTGAGGCTGGGACACAACTCGTATGGGTGATTAAACCCCGGTCCAAAACAGTCACGGTCTACCGTTCGGAGACAGACATTACATTGCTCACTCGGAATGATACACTCACGGGTGAACAGGTCATCGAAGGCTTTTCTTGTCAAGTAGCAGAACTTTTTGAATAA